CCCGCACGATCACCGGCCGCGGCACCGTCACCACCGACGGCCGCACCGGGCGACCCGTCACCCTCGACGACGTCTTCACCGACCCCGCGACGGCGCTCGCCGCCCTCGGCCACGGCATCCCGAGCGCGTCGATCTCCCGTGTCTCGGCGTCCAAGAGGGCCGCGCGGACGCTGCAGTCGACCGCATCGAGTCGGGTATTCGCGCCTGAGTCCTGCTGGGTGACGAGATTGCAGACCACCAAATCGTCGGTCACACACGGGGACAGGTCCTCGATTTGCAGGTCCCTGGCCGCGCATAGGTCCGGGTACGCCGCATGCACTCGGGGCCAGCGACGGCGGAACTCCACGGCGATGCCACCCTGCACCGACCCGACGCTGTTGCAGCTGTGCCCCAGAGCGGGCAACCCAAGTGTGGAGGGAATGCACGTGGCGGAGACGGGAGCGGCTCGCCGCCAAGACATGGTCAGTCAAGTCAGCTCGCTGGTGAACGTCCTGCGAGCGCTGGCTGCGATGGGCTCGCAGCCGGTGCGGGACGTCGAGGCGCAACCGCACGTCCTGTGGTGGGGACCTGCCGATCCGTCCGGTCGAGGCGGCTCTGGCCGAGCCGGACGTTGAGTGGATCGAAGGCTGCCACCTCCTTGGGCCGGACCTGCTGAGCCGCTGCCGGCCCACCCTCTT
The Kineococcus endophyticus genome window above contains:
- a CDS encoding Appr-1-p processing protein, translating into MQGGIAVEFRRRWPRVHAAYPDLCAARDLQIEDLSPCVTDDLVVCNLVTQQDSGANTRLDAVDCSVRAALLDAETREIDALGMPWPRAASAVAGSVKTSSRVTGRPVRPSVVTVPRPVIVRGGSPS